AGTCATAGACGCGCCTGAAGTTTCTGCCTACTTCAAGGTCATTTTTGTCTTTACATGCAACCGTACACGTTTTACAGCCGATGCATTCTGCCACGTTGATATAAAATCCCATTTGTGCCATGAGTTATGCCCTCCTTTGATCAAAATTTGATGACGCGCTGCGGCCACTTCATATCTTCTTCCAGTGGTTTACCGGTCCATTTTTCCAGGTTGCACCGGGCCAGGTTGAACCCTGAGGAACCTAATCCTTTTGGAATGTGCGGGACAAACAGGTTGTCGGCCCCGGCCCGGTCAATACCTGTTTCTTCATCAATGTCGATCCACGCGCCATGCGGAAGGCCGATGACACCAGGGATCATCGTTTCCGTCACTTTTGCCGGCCGAAGTGATTTTCCGAATTCATTGGACATCAGCACCGTGTCTCCGTCTTTGATGCCAAGTTCATCGGCATCTTTGCGGCTGAGGTAGACCGGGTTCGGCCATGCTTCGCGCAGTTGCGGGACATTGTCGAACGTGCTGTGCGACCTTCTTAAGTAGTGCGGATTGATGATTTGGTAAGGGTATTGACCCTTTTTCTTCGTTTTCCAGTTATCAAATGTGGACTCATAGCCATGCACTTTCGGTTCGTATACAGGAATCGGCTTGATCTCGGAATATGCTTTTTTCGATAACTCGTTGACAGCCTTACAGTAGATTTCAAACTTGCCGCTTTCGCTTGAGACCGGGTTATTTTTCGGGTCATCGATGAAATCCTTGTAGGCGATGAAGCTGAAGTTGTCGCCTGGCTTTCTCGGCACCTGGTAAATGCCCTGTTCAATGAATTCTTTTAATGGGATGCGGCCTTGCTGCGGTTTGCCTTCAACGCCGCCAAATTCTTTGATGTCCTTTGCTGTGATGGTACATAACGGTTCATAATCGACACCGTTATCCTTCACGACCATGCTGCCGGCCAGCTGATTGAAATATTGCTGCCTTTCTGAAAGCGGGAAGAATTCCTTTTTGTTCTTGCCGAGCTTCTCAACTAGTGCTTCGCCGATTTGCTGGTCTGTTTTTGATTCATATAGCGGTTCTATGATCTTGGACCATGTAATCAGGATTTCGCGGTTTCCGCCCTTTACCGCTCCTTCGGTTTCCCACTGGGTCGCAACCGGAAGGACGATGTCGGCATATTTCGCATTTGTTGTTAACACGTAAGAATTGGCGACGACAAATTCGACTTTTCGGTGCGCTTCAATTCCTTTGGCGATGTTGCTTCGGGTTTGCAGCGTATTATTGTAGTTATGGTAGATGAACTGGATGTTCGCCTTGCGCTCGCCTTCATACCGCTGCAGGAACTTGCCATCTAAAACAGCGTCCCATATTTCATTTTCATTGATCATATTGTCAATCGGATTTTCAGCAGACGGAGATCCTGAACCGCCGCCCTGAAGAAGATGCGGCCCCATGTTGCCGGCATACTCCCAGCAGCTGACGCCTGTCATTTTGCCGGATCCACCCATTTGGCCGGTCATCATGCCGAGTGCAGAAAATGCCTGGACCCAGCCTTCACCGTTTGAAATACGCGCTGGCGCCCATCCGGTCAGGAGGGCAACCCGATCCGTGCCGCCAATTTCCCGGGCCAGTTCCCGGATTTGATTCGGCTCGATGCCGCAAAGGTCAGAAGCCCATTCAGGCGATTTCGGCTGGCCGTCATACGTCCCGAGAATATAGTCTTTCAAGTTATCCTTTGGATCAGCGCCTTTCGGCATATGCTCTTTATCAAAGCCAATTGTGTACTTATCAAGGAAATCCCATTTGACCAGCGGATTCGAAGCTGGATTGTCTTCATCAAGCAAGGTGTACATGATGCCGAAAGCGAGTGCGTCATCCGTTCCCGGCCGCACCGGTACCCAGTCTGCATCGAATACCCGGGCTGATTCAGAATACATCGGATCGATGGAAATGAACCTTGCCCCGGCTTTTTTCGCCTGCAGGAAGTTGTAGGTTGTGCTGCCCATCGTGCTCCAGGCCGGATTTGCCCCCCAAAGGACAATCAGCTGTGAGTTCCTTAAATCCATGCGGTCATTAATTCCGTTGACAATCAGTCCTTCGCCGATTCCCATCTGCTCCCAAATCCAGCGCCAGGCGCCCCATGAAGAGCTGCCGTAGCAGGAACTGAAGCCGCCGACCGAGGCCAGTGCGTTGCGCACATTTGAGTCGCCGCCGGTAACAAGGATGGATTCATTTCCGTATTTGCCGGCGATGCGCTTCGCCTCTGAAGCTACGTGGCCAAGTGCCTCATCCCAGGAGATCCGCACCCACTGGTCGTTTCCGCGCAGTTCTTTTTTGCCTCCGCCAGGTGACCAGTTTTTACGTTTCATCGGGTATTTCAAGCGGTCTGCGCTGAATACCTGTTTCCGCTGGGAACGGCCGCGCAAACAGCCGCGCTGCTGCGGAAAATCAGGGCTGTCTTCATGCGTGTCGTCCGTTTTTTGGCGGATGACGACGCCATCCTTGATGAGGACTTTGTTCAGGCATCGGCTTCCGCAGTTATGCCAGCAAGCTGCCGTCTTCCAAACTTCCCCTTCTTTTGTTTCACCCATCTTCGCTTCTG
This genomic window from Bacillus marinisedimentorum contains:
- a CDS encoding molybdopterin-dependent oxidoreductase, with product MLDLVKKIRDFKMSRRSFIGWSSAVAATAAIPVSRGLVEKAEAKMGETKEGEVWKTAACWHNCGSRCLNKVLIKDGVVIRQKTDDTHEDSPDFPQQRGCLRGRSQRKQVFSADRLKYPMKRKNWSPGGGKKELRGNDQWVRISWDEALGHVASEAKRIAGKYGNESILVTGGDSNVRNALASVGGFSSCYGSSSWGAWRWIWEQMGIGEGLIVNGINDRMDLRNSQLIVLWGANPAWSTMGSTTYNFLQAKKAGARFISIDPMYSESARVFDADWVPVRPGTDDALAFGIMYTLLDEDNPASNPLVKWDFLDKYTIGFDKEHMPKGADPKDNLKDYILGTYDGQPKSPEWASDLCGIEPNQIRELAREIGGTDRVALLTGWAPARISNGEGWVQAFSALGMMTGQMGGSGKMTGVSCWEYAGNMGPHLLQGGGSGSPSAENPIDNMINENEIWDAVLDGKFLQRYEGERKANIQFIYHNYNNTLQTRSNIAKGIEAHRKVEFVVANSYVLTTNAKYADIVLPVATQWETEGAVKGGNREILITWSKIIEPLYESKTDQQIGEALVEKLGKNKKEFFPLSERQQYFNQLAGSMVVKDNGVDYEPLCTITAKDIKEFGGVEGKPQQGRIPLKEFIEQGIYQVPRKPGDNFSFIAYKDFIDDPKNNPVSSESGKFEIYCKAVNELSKKAYSEIKPIPVYEPKVHGYESTFDNWKTKKKGQYPYQIINPHYLRRSHSTFDNVPQLREAWPNPVYLSRKDADELGIKDGDTVLMSNEFGKSLRPAKVTETMIPGVIGLPHGAWIDIDEETGIDRAGADNLFVPHIPKGLGSSGFNLARCNLEKWTGKPLEEDMKWPQRVIKF